Proteins from a genomic interval of Lycium ferocissimum isolate CSIRO_LF1 chromosome 2, AGI_CSIRO_Lferr_CH_V1, whole genome shotgun sequence:
- the LOC132032168 gene encoding uncharacterized protein LOC132032168 gives MRRFNSEWFDDVYHDWLEYSVSKDAVYCLYCYLFKGYNTNQGGGEIFSIVGFKSWQKKKNLGKHIGLPNSPHNQSKKKCQDLLRVQQSIHFALEMQFSQFKHAYLVRLSASVDVVRLLITQGLAFRGHDESKSSLSRGNFLQILSWYAKKCDNIRDYVLEHAPQNDQMTSPMIQKDIVSACKIETIKAILEELNGDYFSLLVDKSFDMSRKEQMAIVLRYIDRNGFVMERLLDIAHVQDTSALSLKRAIVNLLAQHSLSLSYVRGQCYDEASNMQGEINGLKMLIRQESRLAHSIHCFAHQLQLTLVAVSKKCIEVGKLVVLVSNILNVLGSSFKRMDEFRDSQKERIQEALDLGKLTTGRGLNQELGLSRACDTRWGSHFKSFNNFILMFGSILNVLESLVLDARLLDERAKAMGYLEACRRGCVHVAFDE, from the coding sequence ATGCGTCGTTTTAATTCTGAATGGTTTGATGATGTATATCATGATTGGTTGGAATATAGTGTTAGTAAAGATGCAGTCTATTGTTTGTATTGTTATCTATTTAAAGGCTACAACACCAATCAAGGTGGGGGTGAAATATTTTCAATTGTTGGGTTTAAGAGTTGgcagaaaaagaagaatcttGGAAAACATATTGGTCTACCGAACAGCCCACATAACCAGTCAAAAAAGAAATGTCAAGATTTATTGCGGGTACAACAGTCTATTCATTTTGCACTTGAGATGCAATTTAGTCAATTTAAGCATGCGTATTTGGTCCGCTTAAGTGCTTCAGTTGATGTAGTAAGACTTCTTATAACTCAAGGATTGGCATTTCGAGGTCATGATGAATCTAAATCATCACTTAGTAGGggtaattttcttcaaattctctCATGGTATGCGAAAAAGTGTGATAATATTCGTGATTATGTACTGGAACATGCTCCTCAAAATGATCAAATGACTTCTCCAATGATTCAAAAAGATATTGTGAGTGCTTGTAAGATAGAAACAATTAAAGCTATTCTTGAGGAATTAAATGGTGACTACTTTTCTTTACTAGTTGATAAGTCTTTTGATATGTCACGCAAGGAGCAAATGGCTATTGTCTTACGATATATTGATAGAAATGGATTTGTGATGGAGCGGCTTCTTGACATTGCTCATGTTCAAGATACTAGTGCTTTATCTCTAAAGAGGGCAATTGTTAATTTACTTGCTCAACATTCCTTAAGTCTATCATATGTGCGTGGACAATGTTACGATGAGGCAAGCAATATGCAAGGTGAGATCAATGGCCTTAAAATGTTGATTAGGCAAGAAAGTAGGTTGGCCCATTCCATTCATTGCTTTGCTCATCAACTTCAACTAACTCTTGTTGCGGTCTCGAAAAAATGTATTGAAGTGGGAAAACTTGTAGTGTTggtttcaaatattttgaatGTATTAGGATCTTCTTTTAAGCGTATGGATGAATTTCGAGATtctcaaaaagaaagaattcaagaagcatTAGATTTGGGTAAGCTTACAACCGGTAGGGGCTTGAATCAAGAACTTGGTCTTTCAAGAGCTTGTGATACGCGTTGGGGATCTCATTTTAAATCTTTCAACAATTTTATTCTTATGTTTGGCTCTATTCTTAATGTTCTTGAATCACTTGTTCTTGATGCACGATTATTGGATGAAAGAGCCAAGGCAATGGGATATCTCGAAGCTTGTCGAAGAGGTTGCGTTCATGTTGCATTTGATGAGTGA